The following proteins are encoded in a genomic region of Triticum dicoccoides isolate Atlit2015 ecotype Zavitan chromosome 1B, WEW_v2.0, whole genome shotgun sequence:
- the LOC119348913 gene encoding uncharacterized protein LOC119348913 yields MCATTLEKPRCFPKHRQLLASLPLTAPSPHSSPLSQLSPAAADRSIRRRLPDSITGGGGSEQRRRPTDSPMAIEDSNAMGTEVLPAVDSKGKQPLHPMPGEVELSPTAEEDPKTPEGGNDEGMEDPPQQQAPQLRPLPSGGWPNSLLQGHSCTEA; encoded by the exons ATGTGCGCGACCACGCTCGAGAAGCCGCGTTGCTTCCCGAAGCACCGGCAGTTATTAGCCTCACTGCCCCTCACCGCTCCCTCTCCTCACTCTTCCCCACTCTCCCAACTctcaccggcggcggcggatcggagcaTACGAAGAAGACTACCGGACTCAatcaccggcggcggcggatcggagcaGAGAAGAAGACCAACGGACTCCCCAATGGCG ATCGAGGATAGCAATGCGATGGGCACGGAGGTGCTCCCGGCCGTTGACAGCAAGGGAAAGCAGCCCCTTCACCCAATGCCTGGCGAGGTTGAGCTGTCGCCCACCGCCGAGGAAGACCCGAAGACGCCTGAGGGTGGCAATGACGAGGGCATGGAGGATCCCCCCCAGCAACAAGCGCCACAACTACGGCCACTACCATCAGGAGGATGGCCCaactcacttctgcaaggtcattcttgcaccgaagcttga